A DNA window from Candidatus Margulisiibacteriota bacterium contains the following coding sequences:
- a CDS encoding LCP family protein, translated as MYTRRRRKKNPSFFKVFLISLALSFFTMILGLYLGILFSQWKLVNVLLTLMPQNRVEQSRNVLIIGIDDVKGSSRSDSIMVVNINKSKKRVGVLSIPRDTYIEIPNHGYTKINHAYAFGGIDLVKSTVSRFLQIPIDYYLVLDMAGVKNMVDQIGGVEMDIKYRMYYVDKAGDLYIDFQPGKQQLNGQKAMSYLRYRHDHGGDIGRISRQQSFVKAVVQKMMSPLQIIKLPQVISDLSKYVKTDLTLGQMYTLALEIKDAMDDEQIAISTLPGDVVLLGGVYYWKADLSAAAKVVNETIHGFSTRNYMIQEELALTTSAGTTPDNSLALINHMDRQVSDDKTDKANRAKEEADRIKKQQEEKARLEKLAKEKEEKEKLAAQKIEKEKQEKALKVKLARDKEETEKKARLAKEKQEQEKLAREKAEKEKLAREAKEKEEQERIAAEKDEQERIAKEKEHLVKLPIFQQGTTVSIEVLNGNGEPGIASKVAGKLKARGAIVPRVGEAAHHNYQNTVVVDWKGRTEEALELAKALNINPSYIVTYYLPKKTLDITVVVGKDWDSLGN; from the coding sequence ATGTATACAAGGCGTCGCCGGAAAAAGAATCCGTCTTTTTTTAAAGTTTTTTTAATTTCTCTGGCCCTCTCTTTTTTTACCATGATTTTAGGGCTTTATCTGGGCATACTTTTCAGTCAGTGGAAGCTGGTTAATGTATTGCTTACGCTTATGCCCCAAAACAGGGTGGAGCAATCCAGAAACGTATTGATTATCGGCATAGATGATGTTAAAGGCAGCTCACGCTCCGACAGTATCATGGTTGTAAACATCAATAAAAGCAAAAAAAGAGTGGGTGTTTTATCCATACCCCGTGATACATATATAGAAATACCGAATCATGGTTATACCAAAATTAATCATGCCTATGCATTTGGCGGGATAGACCTGGTAAAAAGTACAGTATCCAGATTTTTGCAGATTCCGATAGATTATTACCTGGTGCTTGATATGGCCGGCGTTAAAAATATGGTAGATCAGATCGGCGGCGTGGAAATGGATATCAAATACCGCATGTATTATGTGGATAAAGCCGGTGATTTGTATATAGATTTTCAGCCGGGCAAACAACAGCTTAACGGCCAGAAAGCCATGTCCTATCTGAGGTACAGGCATGATCATGGCGGCGATATAGGTCGTATCAGCCGTCAGCAGAGTTTTGTGAAGGCAGTAGTACAAAAAATGATGTCCCCCCTGCAGATTATCAAATTACCGCAGGTGATCAGCGACTTATCCAAATACGTAAAGACTGATCTTACTTTGGGACAAATGTATACACTGGCCCTGGAGATAAAAGATGCAATGGATGATGAACAAATTGCCATAAGTACACTTCCCGGAGATGTTGTTTTGCTGGGAGGAGTATATTATTGGAAAGCCGATCTTTCAGCCGCGGCTAAGGTTGTAAATGAAACTATTCACGGATTTAGTACCAGAAATTATATGATACAGGAGGAGCTGGCCCTTACGACCAGCGCCGGCACTACACCTGACAATTCACTTGCATTGATCAATCATATGGACAGGCAGGTGTCAGATGATAAAACCGATAAGGCAAACAGGGCAAAAGAGGAAGCTGACAGAATAAAAAAACAACAGGAAGAAAAAGCCAGACTGGAAAAATTGGCCAAGGAAAAAGAAGAAAAGGAAAAGCTGGCCGCACAAAAAATTGAAAAAGAGAAACAGGAAAAGGCGTTAAAAGTAAAATTAGCCAGAGACAAAGAAGAAACTGAAAAGAAAGCCAGATTGGCTAAGGAAAAACAGGAACAGGAAAAGCTGGCCAGAGAAAAAGCTGAAAAAGAAAAGCTGGCCAGAGAGGCTAAAGAAAAGGAAGAGCAGGAACGAATAGCAGCTGAGAAAGATGAGCAGGAAAGGATTGCCAAAGAAAAAGAACATTTGGTGAAATTGCCTATTTTTCAGCAGGGCACAACCGTCAGCATAGAAGTGCTTAATGGCAACGGAGAGCCGGGTATTGCTTCCAAAGTGGCCGGTAAACTGAAAGCCAGGGGTGCAATTGTTCCGCGAGTAGGCGAAGCAGCTCATCATAATTATCAAAACACAGTTGTGGTAGACTGGAAAGGTCGCACTGAAGAAGCCCTGGAACTGGCTAAAGCTTTAAATATAAATCCTTCCTACATTGTTACCTATTATTTACCCAAGAAAACTTTGGATATAACGGTAGTTGTGGGTAAAGACTGGGATAGTCTGGGTAACTAG
- a CDS encoding beta-ketoacyl synthase N-terminal-like domain-containing protein: MQAVITAYNMVSPLGQGKNETWKNVFSAAYLPRYKLNKSEFELADALFEGIKPELEGIAPERTAVVVGNSKYNFSSMGDDSRFLDFFLQHNLSSYLARKVGRGCIPYSVSAACATGLVNVIRGVEMLSRGLVDVVIAGSIETSKVPIIEAAFSQMGIISRTGQTRPFCQNRDGFIIGEGGALFVLQRKDNNIKNSAPVIKGYFYGNDCTDAIAFDRDGKSVEMSVKKSMQMTDLSGIDYINTHGTATDLNDLMEINVLSRMFCSGHKPYLGATKSYTGHLLGATGSVELALCLLSMEQKRLIPNKFIDQLLPEIKPYLREPAELNSFLTLNYGFGGHVAALVVVN, translated from the coding sequence ATGCAAGCTGTTATAACTGCTTATAATATGGTCTCTCCTTTAGGGCAGGGTAAAAATGAAACCTGGAAAAATGTTTTTTCTGCGGCTTATTTACCCCGATACAAATTAAATAAAAGCGAGTTCGAGCTGGCTGATGCTTTATTTGAAGGTATTAAACCGGAATTGGAAGGGATTGCTCCCGAGCGTACTGCTGTTGTGGTGGGCAACAGTAAATACAATTTTTCCTCTATGGGAGATGATAGCAGGTTCCTGGATTTTTTTTTACAACATAATCTCAGTTCCTATCTGGCTAGAAAAGTAGGCAGGGGCTGTATACCATATTCAGTTAGCGCCGCCTGCGCCACAGGTCTGGTGAACGTAATAAGGGGTGTAGAAATGTTAAGTCGGGGTCTTGTGGATGTTGTAATTGCCGGGAGTATAGAAACATCCAAAGTTCCGATAATTGAAGCCGCTTTTAGCCAAATGGGCATAATCAGCAGGACCGGGCAGACCAGACCTTTTTGCCAAAACCGCGATGGATTTATAATAGGTGAGGGAGGGGCTTTATTTGTTTTGCAGCGTAAGGACAACAATATAAAAAATTCTGCTCCGGTTATAAAAGGTTACTTTTATGGCAACGACTGTACCGATGCCATTGCTTTTGACAGGGATGGAAAGTCTGTGGAAATGTCTGTTAAAAAAAGTATGCAGATGACGGATTTAAGTGGAATTGATTATATAAACACTCACGGTACGGCAACGGATCTGAATGATCTTATGGAAATTAATGTCCTGAGCAGGATGTTCTGTTCCGGGCACAAACCATACCTGGGCGCTACCAAATCTTATACCGGTCATCTGCTTGGTGCCACTGGATCGGTGGAACTGGCTCTTTGTCTGCTGTCTATGGAACAAAAGCGGTTGATACCTAATAAGTTTATTGATCAATTGCTTCCGGAAATCAAGCCATATTTACGGGAACCAGCCGAACTTAATTCTTTTCTAACTCTTAATTACGGTTTCGGCGGACATGTAGCCGCATTGGTAGTGGTAAATTAA